CATCCCAAACGATCCCAAAGTGCCAATGGCACAAGTACCCATGCCATCACTGGCGCTTTTCCGGGGTGCTTTTCCGGTGTGCTTTCCCGGAAGGTGTTAACGTGGACTGTGTCAAGTGTAAGGACCCGCAGACATGCAAGCGAAGCAACAGTTGTACGCTAAACGAATTCCACTCCATACAATGGGTGCTCAAGGTCTGGGTCAAGGGCGATTCCCCGGCCAGTCTGAATTTCATTTCGCCCGGCGCAGGTGTATTTCACCATGGTGGTGGCTCTATGATAGCTTGATCGATGATAATGCTGCTTATTTGCTTTTCCGCGTGTTGAGCTTCTTATCAACTGCTACGTGTACCATGATTTGCAGACCCTATTCTGTTCATTTATCTATCTGTTCCTAGTATACTCGTAGGATCTGATAACACGATAATTATATGTAAACTGGTTTTTTCAATGAGGTAGCTGATTAAAATGTTGATTTTAATGCTCACTGGGGCACTTTAAATGAAAACTAGTTCCATTTCTCTGGATTTGAACTTTCTGTAACGATTTGATGGGGGAAAACTGGTTTGGGCAGGGTTAACAAATTAGAATTCTACGATCCACGAAAAACTATGGTCTATTTCATAAGCTAACTGGAATTCATATGATTTGAAGCCTAATATACAAGAATTTTCGAAAGAAAACTTCTTTAGCTCAAacaatttttggaaaatacaagaaagaATCTCAATAAATTGCTAGTTCCTTTTGGGAGTGGGAATGGTATCAgcattacattttcaattttcaatttacatCAAAGTAATTTACTAATACATTTATCTTTGCACTTTCAAGGACCATTCTCAGCTTAAAGCTGGCCAGCATTATGAACGATGCTGCCATGATCAACACGAATTTAATCGGTCTGGCGATCAACTTCGTCTTCCTGTCCGGATTTTACTACTACGCCTCGAGCGACAGCAGGAGCAAGATCTGGAAGCAGATCGGCTACTCCTCGGTGTTCCTACTGGTCATCACAGCGTATGCCAACTTCGAGGATCCCGCCAAGATCGAGTTCCGCCTGGGAATGCTGATCACCGGCCTCCTGGTGTGGATGGTGGGCTCTCCGCTGCTGCATCTGCCGAAGATCATTGAGAAGAAGAGCACCGAGGGAATGCCGTTCCCCATTATCTTTGCTGGTAATCTGGTGGCATTTTCCTGGACGTTGTATGCCATCTCCATCAAGAATACTGTGATGGTGGTAAGTTATCAATTGaatataagaaaatacaaaCGCGGAGATTATCTGTAACCCATATTTCTTCTATTTCAGCTGCAAAATCTATTGCTGCTGGTCCTGGGCGGCATTCAGCTCTCCATGTTCGCTATTTACCCCAACAAGCCGGCTGCCAAGAAGCCCAAGGACAGCAAGAAGGACaaataattgaaatcgaaCGCTTTACCTAGAAAAGAGGACAAATAATGGGTTGTTGCAACAATATTACCAAGTAATAAGTAGTTAGGCTCGAGGAATAATCAAATTATTGCTTGAATTTACACTAAACCGCCACAAGAAAACTAATTGGAGCTAAACGAATTATTTTTCTATATAGGAAATATTTTCTTAGAACAAATCCAGCTAACTAAGTTGCTAGCTAACCTAGAATTGTTATTATATTGACTATTATTGTATATAACTACTACATACTTGCAATTTTTGACAATAATTCAAATCTTCCAAATGCATACGTATTTATAAAGTCAACATAATATGTAATAAAACAATCTGTTACAAAATCGAGTGAGTTGAATTGGTGGGAGTCATTGGGCATTTCCCCTTCAGGCTGCTGCCACTGTGGAGTTGTAGTGGGCGCCCAGTTGGTATATGTGGCGGTGGTAGCAGATGACCAGCGGTGACCCACCGAATTCCTCTTGTCCCAAGAGTGTCGGCGCTCCTTCCGCTTGGATAACTTCAATGGGCACCCGGAGCAGCGATGATATGGCCTTCAGTTCTATGTGGCCACCCCAAGCGTGAGTTTTGGCTATGTCGTGGCAGTACTGTTCGAATTGCTCGTCGTTCAGAAGATCTCCTGTTTCCGGATGGACCATGTAGGAGATGAGCGAGTCCTTGTGGGCACGCACATAGTTCGCAGTCTCCTCCCGCAGCTCCTGAACACTGTGACCTTCAGTAGAATGATTATGGATTAGTTCCGTGCTGTGTGGACTGATTGGAGAAGTATTACCTGGAAGAGCATTAACGATGAGTTGGTGTCTGATGGACTGGTACAAGCAGTCGCCATCGGAGGGTATATTATGAAGGCATAATTGGCGCTGGGAAAGCTTTGCTGTGATTTGCTGCAATTCGATTAACTTGGGTGTTGGCTGATTGGCAGCATTTTGCAGCTCAGTTTTGATCTCAGCCTCGCGAGCACGTGCCTCCTTGGCCTTCTTATCCCTGCGTTTCTGTGCCTTGGAAACGCGCTGATTGGACGTTAGCTGCTCCTCCTTTTCCTCAACTTCCTCGTCATCTGGCACTACAGCTTCCGGCTTTTCCGCTGGCTCCCTGACTTCCAGCACCTCTGGCGCCTCCATGGCTTCCGCCGCCTTGAGTTCCGCCTTGTGGCGCTGCTCCAGCTCTCCCTCCAGGCGAGCCATCTCCTCCAGGAACTCCTTCcgcttgtttttattgttcttCGGCGCATTCTTCTTCATGGCCTGCAGCTTGGCCTGCA
This genomic interval from Drosophila teissieri strain GT53w chromosome 3L, Prin_Dtei_1.1, whole genome shotgun sequence contains the following:
- the LOC122616871 gene encoding deubiquitinase OTUD6B, which produces MSGDDEGVAELESRLEDVSLEDIGARHRRERKELQAKLQAMKKNAPKNNKNKRKEFLEEMARLEGELEQRHKAELKAAEAMEAPEVLEVREPAEKPEAVVPDDEEVEEKEEQLTSNQRVSKAQKRRDKKAKEARAREAEIKTELQNAANQPTPKLIELQQITAKLSQRQLCLHNIPSDGDCLYQSIRHQLIVNALPGHSVQELREETANYVRAHKDSLISYMVHPETGDLLNDEQFEQYCHDIAKTHAWGGHIELKAISSLLRVPIEVIQAEGAPTLLGQEEFGGSPLVICYHRHIYQLGAHYNSTVAAA
- the LOC122616872 gene encoding sugar transporter SWEET1 — encoded protein: MEALGDLLAPHSELIAKVAGTITTLQFLSGVVLMNDIRKKGSSDVYPVGPFLFGVVLTILSLKLASIMNDAAMINTNLIGLAINFVFLSGFYYYASSDSRSKIWKQIGYSSVFLLVITAYANFEDPAKIEFRLGMLITGLLVWMVGSPLLHLPKIIEKKSTEGMPFPIIFAGNLVAFSWTLYAISIKNTVMVLQNLLLLVLGGIQLSMFAIYPNKPAAKKPKDSKKDK